CTTTGGAAATTAGTGACGAACTAATAACATCGTTTCCCCCCCCAATTTATTATAAAAAAACGGAGATCATTTCTGATAATCAGAAGTGATCTCCGTTTTTTGGGTTAAGGAGTCGTCAAGTTTATTTCATCTTGGCGAAAAAGCTGCGCAACGCCCAACCGCGCTCCTGCCGTTTTTTATATTTAGGAAGTGAACGATAAACAGCGGTGGATTCTTCGAAAGCTCGTTTCGCATCCTCTGATCTGCCAAGCGCTTTATACATCGAACCAGCCAGATAATACGCCTCAGAAGAAGAAGACTGGATTTCTTGATACTGAGTAACGTAATGCAATGCTTTATCATGATTCGTATGGCGGAAAGTTTCCGCTAACCAAAGATATGGCTGTCCATATCGAGCCTTACGGTTGATCTCCAGACCACGAAGCATTTGTGCTTCGCCTTCCTCCAAAGCGCCTAGCTTAAGATTCACATGTCCGAGTTCTACCCAATATTCAGCAGATTGTTCATAACGGTCCTCGATTTGCAGTAGGAGATCCTTCGCTTCCCTGTATTTTTTACGTTCTGTCAAACTCCGCGCTAAATCAAA
This genomic stretch from Paenibacillus sp. FSL H7-0737 harbors:
- a CDS encoding tetratricopeptide repeat protein translates to MLKFIGVLLLFRLVGNPFLAIFILLLILYFLDRRYVGIFPSITKPFKRMRQISKLRTTISLNPNDVSSKFDLARSLTERKKYREAKDLLLQIEDRYEQSAEYWVELGHVNLKLGALEEGEAQMLRGLEINRKARYGQPYLWLAETFRHTNHDKALHYVTQYQEIQSSSSEAYYLAGSMYKALGRSEDAKRAFEESTAVYRSLPKYKKRQERGWALRSFFAKMK